From Acidipropionibacterium acidipropionici, one genomic window encodes:
- a CDS encoding LacI family DNA-binding transcriptional regulator, whose translation MEGPTLADIAEQAGVSQATVSRVLNDKPGVSEATRQAVLTALDVLGYVRPAHLRPITTGMIGLIVPELVNPIFAAYAQAVETDTARAGFATLVCTQAPGGMREDQYFEVLRSRQAAGIIIVSGSHADTTADLSSYRTLIDVGLPIVLVNGFAPGLEAPFISDDDASAMDQAVDHLATLGHRRIGLALGPARYVPVRRKEAGFRAAMIRRFGTDEGIRVAYSIYSATGGGQAAADLLGEGVTAIICASDIMAMGAIRSIRAHGLSVPDDVSVIGCDDSPVSRYWDPGVTSVRQNVDLIASMAVSTLVGQIHGESAQTGERLVRPDLVIRSTTGPARS comes from the coding sequence ATGGAGGGCCCCACACTGGCCGACATCGCCGAGCAGGCGGGGGTGAGTCAGGCCACCGTTTCCAGGGTGCTCAACGACAAACCCGGCGTCTCCGAGGCCACCCGCCAGGCCGTGCTCACCGCCCTGGACGTGCTCGGCTACGTGCGCCCCGCCCATCTGCGGCCGATCACGACCGGGATGATCGGGCTCATCGTGCCCGAACTGGTCAACCCGATCTTCGCGGCCTACGCCCAGGCCGTGGAGACCGACACCGCCAGGGCCGGATTCGCCACCCTGGTCTGCACCCAGGCACCCGGCGGCATGCGCGAGGACCAGTACTTCGAGGTGCTCCGCTCCCGCCAGGCCGCCGGGATCATCATCGTGTCGGGATCCCACGCCGACACCACCGCCGACCTGTCCAGCTACCGCACCCTCATCGACGTCGGTCTGCCGATCGTCCTGGTCAACGGCTTCGCCCCCGGCCTGGAGGCCCCCTTCATCTCCGACGACGACGCCTCGGCGATGGACCAGGCCGTCGATCACCTGGCCACCCTGGGCCACCGGCGGATCGGACTGGCCCTGGGGCCGGCGCGCTACGTACCGGTCCGGCGCAAGGAGGCCGGCTTCCGGGCCGCGATGATCCGGCGCTTCGGGACCGACGAGGGGATCCGCGTCGCCTACTCCATCTATTCCGCCACCGGGGGCGGCCAGGCCGCCGCAGACCTGCTGGGCGAGGGGGTCACCGCGATCATCTGCGCCTCCGACATCATGGCTATGGGCGCGATCCGCTCAATCCGCGCCCACGGGCTGTCAGTCCCCGATGACGTCTCGGTGATCGGATGCGACGACTCCCCGGTCTCGCGCTACTGGGATCCCGGCGTCACCTCCGTGCGACAGAACGTCGACCTCATCGCCTCGATGGCGGTGTCGACCCTCGTCGGACAGATCCACGGAGAGTCCGCCCAGACCGGGGAGCGTCTCGTGAGACCGGATCTGGTGATCCGCTCGACCACCGGGCCGGCCCGCTCCTGA
- a CDS encoding ABC transporter permease subunit gives MTKEEFTPPAQREERVHRAQVRFSGGAWSWVIKIVLLGGFDALMVLGLLAAVAKASWVIVAVIAIGTLAVNLIYLPPNRELPGKYLAPGVAFMLIFSVSVMLYTVYVGFTNYGDGHNGSKADAVLAIQQNNQARMPDSATYKAAVATKNGGGDDLWLIVVDPKTGQARAGNNETPLQDASGVTTSSLGAITGADGYTVLDFAAVSARSSEVSKLAVPLSDKGADGFLHTTTGSQAYVYRSTMTYDEKADTFTDTAGTVYRDSGQGSFVSSEGRTIQPGWKVNVGFSNFTAAITNSQVRGPFLKVLVWTFVFAIGSVVSCFALGLILALIFNDSRLRGRRWFRLVMILPYAFPATMMTMVWSGLFNQDFGFINQVLLGGLQVPWLNDGTWAKVAILVVNLWLGFPYQFLVATGALQSLPDDVNEAAEVDGASGWSAFWYIKFPLLMVSLAPLLISTFAFNFNNFNLIYMLTRGSPRFTDTSLDVGSTDILISMVYKVAFGDQGRQYGLGSAFAILIFIIVGVISWIGFRQTRALEDIN, from the coding sequence ATGACGAAGGAAGAGTTCACGCCCCCCGCGCAACGGGAGGAGCGCGTCCACCGGGCACAGGTCAGGTTCTCGGGCGGGGCATGGTCCTGGGTGATCAAGATCGTGCTGCTGGGGGGCTTCGACGCCCTCATGGTGCTGGGCCTGCTGGCCGCCGTGGCGAAGGCGTCCTGGGTGATCGTGGCCGTCATCGCGATCGGCACTCTGGCAGTCAACCTCATCTACCTGCCGCCCAACCGGGAGCTGCCCGGCAAGTACCTGGCGCCGGGCGTCGCCTTCATGCTCATCTTCTCGGTGAGCGTGATGCTGTACACGGTCTACGTCGGGTTCACCAACTACGGCGACGGCCACAACGGCTCCAAGGCCGACGCCGTCCTGGCCATCCAGCAGAACAACCAGGCCCGGATGCCGGACTCGGCCACCTACAAGGCGGCCGTCGCCACGAAGAACGGCGGCGGGGACGATCTGTGGCTCATCGTCGTGGACCCGAAGACCGGGCAGGCCCGCGCCGGGAACAACGAGACCCCGCTTCAGGACGCCTCCGGCGTCACCACCTCCTCGCTGGGCGCCATCACCGGGGCCGACGGCTACACGGTGCTGGACTTCGCGGCCGTCTCGGCCCGCTCCTCGGAGGTCTCGAAACTCGCGGTGCCGCTCAGCGACAAGGGTGCCGACGGATTCCTGCACACCACCACCGGATCCCAGGCCTACGTCTACCGGTCCACGATGACCTACGACGAGAAGGCCGACACCTTCACCGACACCGCCGGGACCGTCTACCGCGACTCCGGCCAGGGATCCTTCGTCTCCTCCGAGGGCAGGACCATCCAGCCCGGCTGGAAGGTCAACGTCGGGTTCTCCAACTTCACCGCGGCGATCACGAACTCCCAGGTGCGCGGGCCCTTCCTCAAGGTTCTGGTGTGGACCTTCGTCTTCGCCATCGGGTCGGTGGTCAGCTGCTTCGCCCTGGGCCTGATCCTCGCCCTCATCTTCAACGACTCCCGGCTGCGGGGCAGGCGCTGGTTCCGGCTCGTGATGATCCTGCCCTACGCCTTCCCCGCCACCATGATGACGATGGTGTGGTCGGGCCTGTTCAACCAGGACTTCGGGTTCATCAACCAGGTGCTGCTCGGCGGGCTGCAGGTCCCCTGGCTCAACGACGGCACCTGGGCCAAGGTGGCGATCCTGGTGGTCAACCTGTGGCTCGGATTCCCCTACCAGTTCCTGGTCGCGACCGGGGCCCTCCAGTCCCTCCCCGACGACGTCAACGAGGCCGCCGAGGTGGACGGCGCATCGGGGTGGAGCGCCTTCTGGTACATCAAGTTCCCGCTGCTGATGGTCTCCCTGGCCCCACTGCTCATCAGCACCTTCGCGTTCAACTTCAACAACTTCAATCTCATCTACATGCTGACCCGCGGCAGCCCGCGGTTCACCGACACGAGTCTGGACGTCGGCTCCACCGACATCCTCATCTCGATGGTCTACAAGGTCGCCTTCGGCGACCAGGGCCGCCAGTACGGCCTCGGATCCGCCTTCGCGATCCTCATCTTCATCATCGTGGGAGTCATCTCCTGGATAGGCTTCCGCCAGACCCGGGCGCTGGAGGACATCAACTGA
- a CDS encoding helix-turn-helix transcriptional regulator, with the protein MKNSSDTSRGHGEGRAAAEARFEEPADGTTRDRVMSSILHHGPSTAGDLAERLGLTPAAVRRHLSALSENGQVASREERVFGPRGRGRPSRVFFLTDAGRADYYTAYDELAITALKQLAAAAGPDALAKVAQARVDDIEERYRGMRAARPAQDPAQTLAECLSADGYVATIEPGPAGQQICQHNCPVAEVAKVFPELCDVETRLFSELLGSNVQRLATIAHGDGVCTTHVPVDVEITRRRIAADPPRTSTVG; encoded by the coding sequence GTGAAAAATTCGAGTGACACCTCCCGTGGGCACGGCGAGGGCCGCGCCGCGGCCGAGGCTCGCTTCGAAGAGCCCGCAGACGGCACCACGCGCGACCGCGTCATGTCGTCGATCCTTCATCACGGGCCTTCGACGGCCGGTGATCTGGCCGAGCGCCTCGGCCTGACCCCCGCCGCCGTGCGTCGCCACCTGTCGGCCCTGAGTGAAAACGGCCAGGTGGCCAGCCGTGAGGAGCGGGTGTTCGGACCGCGCGGCAGGGGACGCCCCTCCCGGGTGTTCTTCCTCACCGACGCCGGCCGCGCCGACTACTACACGGCCTACGACGAGCTGGCCATCACCGCGCTCAAGCAGTTGGCCGCGGCGGCCGGCCCCGATGCCCTGGCGAAGGTCGCACAGGCCCGCGTCGACGACATCGAGGAGCGGTACCGGGGAATGCGGGCCGCCAGGCCCGCCCAGGACCCCGCCCAGACGCTGGCCGAGTGCCTCTCGGCCGACGGCTACGTCGCCACCATCGAGCCGGGGCCGGCGGGTCAGCAGATCTGCCAGCACAACTGCCCGGTCGCCGAGGTGGCCAAGGTCTTCCCAGAGCTCTGCGACGTCGAGACCCGGCTGTTCTCCGAACTCCTCGGGTCCAATGTGCAGCGGCTGGCGACCATCGCCCACGGCGACGGGGTGTGCACCACCCACGTCCCGGTGGACGTGGAGATCACCCGAAGACGCATCGCCGCCGATCCCCCGAGGACGTCGACGGTCGGCTGA
- the sufB gene encoding Fe-S cluster assembly protein SufB yields MTQVENPTIIRDEEAAPAPLPGTGVTQDEHLAALTGYKYGWHDSDAYAAASQRGLSEDVVRGISAMKHEPEWMLKLRLKALRQFQKKPMPAWGVNLDSIDFDQIKYFVRAQEQQAQSWEDLPADIKNTYDRLGIPEAEKDRLVAGVAAQYESEVVYHKINEELGKQGVIFLDTDTALREQPELFKEYFASTIPVGDNKFAALNSAVWSGGSFIYVPKGVHCTIPLQAYFRMNTENLGQFERTLIIVDEGAYVHYVEGCTAPIYKSDSLHAAVVEIIVKKNARCRYTTIQNWSNNVYNLVTQRAYVEEGGTMEWIDGNIGSKSNMKYPACYLMGEHAKGEALSVAFAAEGQHQDTGAKMVHNAPYTSSTIVSKSISQGGGRSAYRGLVAVGRNAHHSASSVRCDALLVDDISRSDTYPYNDIRTDEVSMAHEATVSKVSEDQLFYLMQRGLTEEEAMGMIVRGFVEPIAKELPMEYALELNRLIEIQMEGAVG; encoded by the coding sequence ATGACCCAGGTCGAGAACCCCACCATCATCCGGGACGAGGAGGCCGCGCCCGCACCGCTGCCGGGCACCGGGGTGACCCAGGATGAGCACCTGGCCGCCCTGACCGGGTACAAGTACGGCTGGCACGACTCCGACGCCTACGCCGCCGCCTCCCAGCGCGGCCTCTCCGAGGACGTGGTGCGCGGCATCTCGGCGATGAAGCACGAGCCCGAGTGGATGCTCAAGCTGCGCCTCAAGGCCCTGCGCCAGTTCCAGAAGAAGCCGATGCCCGCCTGGGGCGTCAACCTCGACAGCATCGACTTCGACCAGATCAAGTACTTCGTGCGCGCCCAGGAGCAGCAGGCCCAGTCCTGGGAGGATCTGCCCGCCGACATCAAGAACACCTACGACCGGCTCGGCATCCCCGAGGCCGAGAAGGACCGCCTGGTGGCCGGCGTGGCCGCCCAGTACGAGTCCGAGGTGGTCTACCACAAGATCAACGAGGAGCTCGGCAAGCAGGGTGTCATCTTCCTCGACACCGACACCGCCCTGCGGGAGCAGCCCGAGCTGTTCAAGGAGTACTTCGCCTCGACCATCCCGGTCGGCGACAACAAGTTCGCGGCTCTGAACTCCGCGGTGTGGTCGGGCGGCTCCTTCATCTACGTCCCGAAGGGCGTCCACTGCACCATCCCGCTGCAGGCCTACTTCAGGATGAACACCGAGAATCTCGGCCAGTTCGAGCGGACCCTGATCATCGTCGACGAGGGCGCCTACGTGCACTACGTCGAGGGCTGCACCGCCCCGATCTACAAGTCGGACTCGCTGCACGCCGCCGTCGTGGAGATCATCGTCAAGAAGAACGCCCGCTGCCGCTACACGACCATCCAGAACTGGTCGAACAACGTGTACAACCTCGTCACCCAGCGTGCCTACGTCGAGGAGGGCGGCACGATGGAGTGGATCGACGGCAATATCGGCTCCAAGTCCAACATGAAGTACCCGGCCTGCTACCTGATGGGCGAGCACGCCAAGGGAGAGGCCCTTTCGGTGGCCTTCGCGGCCGAGGGGCAGCATCAGGACACCGGCGCCAAGATGGTCCACAACGCCCCCTACACGTCCTCGACGATCGTCTCGAAGTCGATCTCCCAGGGCGGAGGCCGCTCGGCCTACCGCGGGCTGGTCGCGGTGGGCAGGAACGCTCACCACTCGGCCTCCTCGGTGCGATGCGACGCGCTGCTGGTCGACGACATCTCCCGCTCGGACACCTACCCCTACAACGACATCCGCACCGACGAGGTGTCGATGGCCCATGAGGCCACCGTCTCCAAGGTGAGTGAGGACCAGCTGTTCTACCTCATGCAGCGCGGCCTCACCGAGGAGGAGGCGATGGGCATGATCGTGCGCGGATTCGTCGAGCCGATCGCCAAGGAACTCCCGATGGAGTACGCCCTGGAGCTCAACCGGCTCATCGAGATCCAGATGGAGGGTGCGGTCGGCTGA
- a CDS encoding sugar ABC transporter substrate-binding protein, whose translation MWVDSDRAPVLKSVAAQFKKDVGVTVNLVVKDNSKIVPDFITQVPTGKGPDAIICAHDRLGTLVKNGVVSPLELGDTTDQYQDIAIKAFTYQDKIYGVPYSTENLALIRNTKLAPSAVTSWDAMIAAGRKSGAKYPVLVGMDSVQAASPYNLYPFQASFNAPVFKIGADGAYDGTTLGMGDAAGASFATWLAAQQKARTLNINISNDIAKTSFLSGQSPFFISGPWNLADIKAKKIPYAIEPIPAAGSQAATPFVGVQGFAMSSKSKNTVATQKFIVEYAGNADIQYKLFEAGQRPPANKEAFEKAKSDKDVAAYGAVGAKGVPMPAVPAMDSVWTDWGNAEAAILSGKSADPAAAWQKMVTGLQAKIK comes from the coding sequence ATCTGGGTCGATTCCGACCGGGCGCCCGTCCTCAAGAGCGTCGCCGCCCAGTTCAAGAAGGACGTCGGCGTCACCGTGAACCTGGTGGTCAAGGACAACTCCAAGATCGTCCCGGACTTCATCACCCAGGTGCCCACCGGCAAGGGGCCCGACGCCATCATCTGCGCCCACGACCGCCTCGGCACCCTGGTCAAGAACGGCGTCGTCTCCCCCCTCGAGCTCGGCGACACCACCGACCAGTACCAGGACATCGCCATCAAGGCCTTCACCTATCAGGACAAGATCTACGGCGTCCCCTACTCCACCGAGAACCTGGCCCTGATCCGCAACACCAAGCTCGCCCCCTCCGCGGTCACCAGCTGGGACGCCATGATCGCCGCCGGCCGCAAGTCCGGGGCGAAGTACCCCGTCCTGGTCGGCATGGACTCGGTGCAGGCCGCCAGCCCCTACAACCTGTATCCCTTCCAGGCCTCCTTCAACGCTCCCGTGTTCAAGATCGGCGCCGACGGCGCCTATGACGGGACGACGCTGGGCATGGGGGACGCCGCGGGAGCCTCCTTCGCCACCTGGCTGGCCGCCCAGCAGAAGGCCAGGACGCTCAACATCAACATCTCCAACGACATCGCCAAGACCTCCTTCCTGTCCGGGCAGAGCCCCTTCTTCATCTCCGGCCCCTGGAACCTGGCCGACATCAAGGCCAAGAAGATCCCCTACGCCATCGAGCCCATCCCGGCCGCCGGCTCCCAGGCCGCCACCCCCTTCGTCGGCGTCCAGGGATTCGCGATGAGCTCCAAGTCGAAGAACACCGTCGCCACCCAGAAGTTCATCGTCGAGTACGCCGGCAATGCCGACATCCAGTACAAGCTCTTCGAGGCCGGGCAGCGCCCGCCGGCCAACAAGGAGGCCTTCGAGAAGGCGAAGTCGGACAAGGACGTCGCCGCCTACGGAGCCGTCGGCGCCAAGGGCGTCCCGATGCCGGCCGTGCCGGCCATGGACTCGGTGTGGACCGACTGGGGCAATGCCGAGGCCGCCATCCTGTCGGGCAAGTCCGCCGATCCGGCGGCCGCCTGGCAGAAGATGGTCACCGGCCTGCAGGCCAAGATCAAGTGA
- a CDS encoding sugar ABC transporter permease, producing the protein MSTAALNPPKGAPRQSRSRGPRGRGLWWRYVVAVVACVFAVFPILYVLSASLNPSGTMTGSNSLFTTFSGSNYVKLFTDSERPYGRWYLNTTLLAVGVSLLTVLFSALAAYAFSRLRFHGRRGGLLSLMLIQMFPQMLAVTAIFLLLSNLGDVVPVLGIGSLLALAAVYLGGALGANTYLMYGFFNSVPRALDEAAQIDGAGHARTFFTIILPLVIPTLAVVGLLSFINTFNEYVVASVVVGNDPATQTLALGLYQYVSEQTNSNWPVFAAGTVLACLPPLIVFFWLQKYLVSGLTSGSVK; encoded by the coding sequence ATGAGTACCGCAGCACTGAACCCGCCCAAGGGCGCGCCCCGACAGTCACGATCCCGCGGCCCCCGCGGCCGAGGGCTCTGGTGGCGCTACGTCGTCGCCGTGGTGGCGTGCGTCTTCGCCGTCTTCCCGATCCTCTACGTCCTCTCGGCATCGCTGAACCCGTCGGGCACCATGACCGGCTCCAACTCGCTGTTCACCACCTTCTCGGGGTCCAACTACGTCAAGCTGTTCACCGACTCCGAGCGCCCCTACGGCCGCTGGTACCTCAACACCACCCTGCTGGCGGTCGGCGTGTCCCTGCTGACGGTGCTGTTCTCGGCGCTGGCCGCCTACGCCTTCTCGCGGCTGCGCTTCCACGGACGCCGCGGCGGCCTGCTGAGCCTGATGCTCATCCAGATGTTCCCGCAGATGCTGGCCGTGACCGCCATCTTCCTGCTGCTGTCGAACCTGGGGGATGTGGTGCCGGTGCTCGGCATCGGATCCCTGCTGGCGCTTGCGGCGGTCTACCTCGGCGGCGCCCTGGGGGCGAACACCTACCTCATGTACGGATTCTTCAACTCCGTACCGCGGGCCCTGGACGAGGCGGCGCAGATCGACGGGGCCGGCCACGCCCGGACCTTCTTCACCATCATCCTGCCGCTGGTGATCCCCACCCTGGCGGTGGTGGGGCTGCTGAGCTTCATCAACACCTTCAACGAGTACGTCGTGGCCTCGGTGGTGGTCGGCAACGACCCCGCCACCCAGACCCTGGCCCTGGGCCTGTACCAGTACGTCTCCGAGCAGACCAACTCCAACTGGCCGGTCTTCGCCGCCGGCACCGTGCTGGCCTGTCTGCCCCCTCTCATCGTGTTCTTCTGGCTGCAGAAATACCTGGTCTCCGGCCTCACCTCGGGCTCGGTGAAGTGA
- a CDS encoding sodium-translocating pyrophosphatase, which translates to MLWAALGGTALLGLAGCGGSGSAVGHDVGGEANIKLPPLDEMVGGISGTTLLWIGLVVCLLGLGFGLLSYSKLHKLPVHSSMKEVSETIYETCKTYLKQQGKFLMVLWVFIAAIILIYFQFLQHMGAKVLIILLFSLVGMAGSFGVAWYGIRVNTFANSRTAHASLRGRPYECFDIPMRSGMSVGMVLISVELFMMLFIMLILPGDVAGPCFIGFAIGESLGAACLRIAGGIFTKIADVGADLMKIAFHIKEDDARNPGVIADCTGDNAGDSVGPSADGFETYGVTGVALITFLTLAVPDPSEQVKLLVWIFVVRVVMLIASFVSYLINTAVTKARFGNAKAFDFEKPLSSLVWITSVMSILFTVVTTWWMLGDMGDGMWWKLSIIISCGTLAGALIPELVKAFTSTKSRHVREVVTSAKEGGASLDILSGLVAGNFSGFWLGTVIVGLMGVAFLVAGTGLGDMGAMSEVKWAVFAFGLVAFGFLGMGAVTIAVDSYGPVTDNAQSVYELSTIEEIPGISEEIEKDFGFTPNWAVAKHFLEEQDGAGNTFKATAKPVLIGTAVVGATTMIFSIIMALTNGLAATAEVTKLGLTHAPFLLGLITGGAIIYWFSGASMQAVTTGAYRAVEFIKANIKLSDETTKASIEDSKKVVQICTEYAQKGMLNIFLGIFFFALAFAFLDPYFFVGYLISIAVFGLYQAIFMANAGGAWDNAKKIVEVDLDAGGTPLHDASVVGDTVGDPFKDTSSVALNPVIKFTTLFGLLAVELAVSIGTGLVTHILAAVFFVVAAYFVYRSFYGMRIHPGDSDGLEDPDIDLTAPSATATAADLPVPPVSQESPDSPASPTSPDTVSRQTHRAGTV; encoded by the coding sequence ATGCTCTGGGCCGCCCTCGGCGGAACGGCCCTGCTCGGACTGGCCGGGTGCGGCGGCTCCGGATCGGCCGTCGGCCATGATGTGGGCGGAGAGGCCAACATCAAGCTGCCGCCCCTCGATGAGATGGTGGGGGGGATCTCCGGCACCACCCTGTTGTGGATCGGCCTGGTCGTCTGTCTGCTCGGTCTGGGATTCGGGCTGCTGAGCTACTCCAAGCTCCACAAGCTGCCGGTGCACAGCTCCATGAAGGAGGTCTCGGAGACCATCTACGAGACCTGCAAGACCTACCTCAAGCAGCAGGGCAAGTTCCTCATGGTGCTGTGGGTCTTCATCGCGGCGATCATCCTCATCTACTTCCAGTTCCTGCAGCACATGGGCGCGAAGGTGCTCATCATCCTGCTGTTCAGCCTGGTCGGCATGGCCGGCTCCTTCGGGGTCGCCTGGTACGGCATCCGGGTCAACACCTTCGCCAACTCCCGGACCGCCCACGCCTCGCTGCGCGGCAGGCCCTACGAGTGCTTCGACATCCCGATGCGCTCCGGCATGAGCGTCGGCATGGTGCTCATCTCGGTCGAGCTGTTCATGATGCTGTTCATCATGCTGATCCTGCCCGGCGACGTCGCCGGCCCCTGCTTCATCGGCTTCGCGATCGGCGAGTCCCTGGGCGCCGCCTGCCTGAGGATCGCCGGCGGCATCTTCACCAAGATCGCCGACGTCGGAGCCGACCTCATGAAGATCGCCTTCCACATCAAGGAGGACGACGCCCGCAACCCCGGCGTCATCGCCGACTGCACCGGCGACAACGCCGGCGACTCGGTGGGCCCCTCGGCCGACGGCTTCGAGACCTACGGCGTCACCGGCGTCGCCCTCATCACCTTCCTCACCCTGGCCGTGCCGGACCCCTCCGAGCAGGTCAAGCTGCTGGTGTGGATCTTCGTGGTGCGCGTCGTGATGCTCATCGCCTCCTTCGTCTCCTACCTCATCAACACCGCCGTCACCAAGGCCCGCTTCGGCAACGCCAAGGCCTTCGACTTCGAGAAGCCGCTGAGCTCCCTGGTGTGGATCACCTCGGTGATGTCGATCCTGTTCACCGTCGTCACCACCTGGTGGATGCTCGGCGACATGGGCGACGGCATGTGGTGGAAGCTGTCGATCATCATCTCCTGCGGCACCCTCGCCGGGGCGCTCATCCCCGAGCTGGTGAAGGCCTTCACCTCCACCAAGTCCCGCCACGTCCGCGAGGTCGTCACCAGCGCCAAGGAGGGCGGCGCCTCCCTGGACATCCTGTCGGGCCTGGTGGCCGGCAACTTCTCCGGCTTCTGGCTGGGCACCGTCATCGTCGGCCTGATGGGGGTCGCCTTCCTGGTGGCCGGCACCGGGCTGGGAGACATGGGCGCCATGTCCGAGGTCAAGTGGGCGGTCTTCGCCTTCGGCCTGGTGGCCTTCGGCTTCCTGGGCATGGGCGCGGTGACCATCGCCGTGGACTCCTACGGCCCGGTCACCGACAACGCGCAGAGCGTCTACGAGCTGTCCACCATCGAGGAGATCCCCGGGATCTCCGAGGAGATCGAGAAGGACTTCGGATTCACCCCGAACTGGGCCGTGGCCAAGCACTTCCTCGAGGAGCAGGACGGCGCCGGCAACACCTTCAAGGCCACCGCGAAACCGGTGCTCATCGGCACCGCCGTCGTGGGTGCCACCACCATGATCTTCTCGATCATCATGGCGCTGACCAACGGTCTGGCGGCCACAGCCGAGGTGACAAAGCTCGGCCTCACCCATGCTCCCTTCCTGCTGGGCCTGATCACCGGCGGGGCCATCATCTACTGGTTCTCCGGAGCCTCGATGCAGGCCGTCACCACCGGCGCCTACCGTGCGGTGGAGTTCATCAAGGCCAACATCAAGCTCAGCGACGAGACCACCAAGGCCTCGATTGAGGACTCCAAGAAGGTGGTGCAGATCTGCACCGAGTACGCCCAGAAGGGGATGCTCAACATCTTCCTGGGAATCTTCTTCTTCGCACTGGCCTTCGCCTTCCTGGATCCCTACTTCTTCGTCGGCTACCTCATCTCGATCGCCGTCTTCGGGCTCTACCAGGCCATCTTCATGGCGAACGCCGGAGGCGCCTGGGACAATGCCAAGAAGATCGTAGAGGTGGACCTGGACGCCGGCGGCACCCCGCTGCACGACGCCTCGGTGGTCGGCGACACGGTGGGCGACCCCTTCAAGGACACCTCCTCGGTGGCGCTGAACCCGGTGATCAAGTTCACCACCCTGTTCGGCCTGCTGGCCGTGGAGCTGGCGGTGTCCATCGGCACCGGACTGGTGACCCACATCCTGGCCGCGGTCTTCTTCGTGGTCGCCGCGTACTTCGTGTACCGCTCCTTCTACGGCATGCGGATCCACCCCGGTGACTCCGACGGCCTCGAGGATCCCGACATCGATCTCACCGCGCCCAGCGCCACCGCGACGGCCGCCGATCTGCCGGTTCCCCCGGTCTCCCAGGAGTCCCCGGACAGCCCGGCCTCCCCGACCTCGCCCGACACGGTCTCCCGTCAGACCCACCGGGCGGGCACCGTCTGA
- a CDS encoding ABC transporter ATP-binding protein produces MPEAEPLIIEDLHVSFGPVVALDGLTLIAACGEVTAVLGPNGAGKTTLMRCCTGLIGPDSGTVAVLGHSPGSPEAAQATGLMPQSAGAWSNIRAGELLHYMARMHAHPIDPELLIDSLGIRSFARTTYRRLSGGQQQSVNLAAALVGRPSLVFLDEPTAGMDPHARHHTWDVIEQMRDDGVSVVLTTHAMDEAARLADHVWIVDQGKVAIHGSVAELTAEESLEEVFLAHTSDRNDPAYQRSAGRN; encoded by the coding sequence GTGCCCGAAGCCGAACCCCTCATCATCGAGGATCTGCATGTCTCATTCGGCCCCGTCGTCGCCCTCGACGGCCTCACCCTCATCGCCGCGTGCGGCGAGGTGACGGCCGTGCTGGGCCCCAACGGCGCCGGCAAGACCACCCTGATGCGCTGCTGCACCGGCCTGATCGGTCCCGATTCGGGGACGGTCGCCGTGCTGGGGCACTCCCCCGGCTCCCCCGAGGCCGCACAGGCCACCGGGCTCATGCCGCAGAGCGCCGGGGCCTGGAGCAATATCCGGGCCGGCGAACTGCTCCACTACATGGCGCGGATGCACGCCCACCCCATCGACCCCGAGCTGCTCATCGACTCGCTGGGCATCCGCTCCTTCGCCAGGACCACCTACCGGCGGCTGTCGGGCGGCCAGCAGCAGAGCGTCAATCTGGCCGCTGCGCTGGTCGGGCGGCCCTCCCTCGTCTTCCTCGACGAGCCCACCGCGGGCATGGACCCGCATGCCCGCCACCACACCTGGGATGTCATCGAGCAGATGCGCGACGACGGGGTGTCGGTGGTGCTCACCACCCACGCCATGGACGAGGCGGCCCGGCTGGCCGATCACGTCTGGATCGTCGACCAGGGGAAGGTGGCGATCCACGGAAGCGTCGCCGAGCTGACCGCCGAGGAGAGCCTCGAGGAGGTCTTCCTGGCCCACACCAGCGACCGCAACGACCCCGCCTACCAGCGCTCGGCCGGAAGGAACTGA